The Oculatellaceae cyanobacterium genome contains a region encoding:
- a CDS encoding bifunctional (p)ppGpp synthetase/guanosine-3',5'-bis(diphosphate) 3'-pyrophosphohydrolase: protein MLNSVNAPSTSPSTSTPAPTSNPTINSKIDCVIPDWLQQCLITRPQPDQDVSADVNVQDADLICRAFEFGYNLHDGQRRASGEPYICHPVAVAGLLRDLGGSSAMIAAGFLHDIVEDTDVTLDDLEKMFGNEVRRLVEGVTKLSQFNFSSKKERQAENFRRMFIAMAHDIRVIVVKLADRLHNMRTLEHLPDEKRRRIALETREIFAPLANRLGIGRFKWELEDLAFKYLEPEAYRKIQTLVAEKRTDREARLTNVTEILKQGLTASGIECLDLSGRPKHLYGIYQKMQRQQKEFNEIFDLAAMRILVKTNEECYRALAVVHDAFRPIPGRFKDYIGLPKPNRYQSLHTTVVSLNGRPLEIQIRTQQMHHIAEYGIAAHWKYKETGNSNRTKLTGTDEKFTWLRQLLDWQNDLKDAQEYLENVKDNLFDDDVYVFTPQGDVVPLSHGATTVDFAYRIHTEVGNHCAGAKVNGRIVTLDTHLSNGDIVEIITRENSRPSLDWLNFVATTGAKNRIRQWYKKSHREENVARGRELLEKELGRNGFESLLKSEPMQAVAHRCNYHTVEDLLAGLGYGEVTLNQVVNRLRDNIKASQPIAPLLDVLPSSSSSHTNGRSGANTSSKSPIAGIEGLLYYLAGCCNPIPGEGIIGVVTRGARGISIHRQGCTNVENIEGDRLVPVSWNPVDSDARRAQTYPVNIQIEVLDRVGVLKDILSRLTDHNINVRNAQVRTHQNRPAVIDLCIDIRDRQQLERCFTQIKQMSDVLNMKRVLSS from the coding sequence ATGCTAAATAGTGTGAACGCCCCATCTACCTCCCCTTCAACTTCTACTCCCGCTCCTACTTCTAATCCCACAATCAATTCCAAAATTGATTGTGTAATTCCTGACTGGCTACAGCAATGCTTAATTACTCGCCCCCAGCCCGATCAAGATGTGTCTGCTGATGTCAATGTGCAGGATGCAGATTTGATTTGCCGAGCATTTGAATTTGGTTACAATCTCCACGACGGTCAACGTCGCGCATCTGGAGAACCATACATTTGCCATCCTGTTGCTGTTGCTGGATTGTTGCGGGATCTTGGTGGTAGCAGTGCGATGATCGCTGCGGGATTTTTGCATGACATCGTTGAAGATACCGATGTCACTCTAGATGATCTCGAAAAAATGTTTGGTAACGAAGTCCGGCGACTGGTAGAAGGAGTTACCAAGCTTTCTCAATTTAATTTTTCTAGTAAAAAAGAACGCCAAGCTGAGAATTTTCGCCGGATGTTCATAGCGATGGCTCATGACATTCGGGTAATTGTGGTAAAACTAGCAGATAGACTGCATAATATGCGGACATTAGAGCATCTGCCAGATGAAAAACGCCGACGCATTGCCTTAGAAACACGAGAAATTTTTGCTCCACTAGCAAACCGCTTGGGGATCGGACGTTTTAAGTGGGAATTAGAAGATTTAGCGTTTAAATATTTAGAACCCGAAGCTTATCGAAAAATTCAAACTTTAGTAGCAGAGAAACGTACAGACCGTGAAGCCAGACTAACTAATGTCACAGAAATTTTGAAGCAAGGTTTGACGGCATCTGGAATTGAGTGTCTAGACTTGAGTGGTCGTCCTAAGCATCTTTATGGAATATATCAAAAGATGCAACGGCAGCAGAAAGAATTTAATGAAATATTCGATCTAGCTGCTATGCGAATCCTTGTTAAGACAAATGAAGAATGTTACCGTGCTTTAGCAGTTGTTCACGATGCTTTTCGTCCGATCCCTGGTAGGTTTAAAGACTATATTGGTTTACCAAAGCCTAACCGCTATCAATCTTTGCATACAACTGTAGTTAGTCTCAATGGTCGTCCTTTAGAAATCCAAATCCGTACTCAGCAAATGCACCATATTGCAGAGTATGGGATTGCGGCTCATTGGAAATATAAGGAAACCGGAAATTCTAATCGTACCAAGTTGACAGGAACAGATGAAAAGTTTACTTGGTTGCGTCAATTATTAGATTGGCAAAATGATCTCAAAGATGCTCAAGAATATTTAGAAAACGTTAAAGATAATTTATTTGATGATGACGTTTATGTATTTACGCCACAAGGTGATGTAGTACCCCTAAGTCATGGTGCAACAACAGTTGATTTTGCCTACCGGATTCATACAGAGGTAGGTAATCATTGTGCTGGTGCTAAGGTAAATGGACGAATTGTTACTTTGGATACGCACCTTAGTAATGGGGATATTGTAGAAATTATCACTAGAGAAAATAGCCGTCCTAGCTTAGACTGGCTGAATTTTGTCGCAACGACTGGGGCAAAAAATCGGATTCGGCAGTGGTATAAGAAATCGCACCGCGAAGAAAATGTTGCCCGTGGACGAGAATTACTGGAGAAAGAATTAGGTAGAAATGGTTTTGAATCTTTGCTGAAATCTGAACCGATGCAGGCAGTAGCGCATCGCTGCAATTATCATACTGTTGAAGATTTATTGGCGGGTTTAGGTTATGGGGAAGTAACTCTTAACCAGGTAGTAAATCGCTTAAGAGATAATATTAAGGCATCTCAACCGATCGCTCCTTTATTAGATGTTCTACCTTCGTCCTCTAGTTCTCATACAAACGGACGCTCAGGTGCTAACACTTCTAGTAAATCCCCAATTGCTGGTATTGAAGGGTTGCTTTATTACCTAGCTGGTTGTTGTAACCCGATCCCAGGAGAAGGCATAATTGGCGTGGTAACTCGTGGCGCTCGTGGAATTTCTATTCATCGACAAGGCTGCACAAATGTCGAAAATATTGAAGGCGATCGCTTAGTACCTGTGAGTTGGAATCCTGTTGATTCTGATGCTAGACGCGCCCAAACTTATCCGGTAAACATTCAAATTGAAGTTCTCGATCGGGTGGGTGTACTAAAAGATATTTTGTCTCGCTTGACCGACCATAATATCAATGTGCGTAATGCTCAAGTCAGAACTCATCAAAATAGACCAGCAGTGATTGATTTGTGTATTGATATCCGCGATCGCCAACAACTTGAGCGTTGTTTCACCCAAATCAAGCAAATGAGCGATGTTTTGAATATGAAGCGGGTGCTTAGTTCTTAA
- the patD gene encoding heterocyst frequency control protein PatD, with amino-acid sequence MLPPSHRDRYQEFLQALLQLQKAADRPNQEGASVNAALQKAQQIFTSQILNLSNDQLDLPAGSRMQSYLTEIHRLMRMLQMDMMFLQASQHRETKEQRREAFDHRIKSLIGWCESILQTE; translated from the coding sequence ATGTTACCACCGTCACATCGCGATCGCTACCAGGAATTTTTACAAGCCCTCTTGCAACTCCAAAAAGCTGCTGATCGCCCGAATCAGGAGGGCGCATCCGTAAATGCTGCCTTGCAGAAAGCGCAGCAAATTTTTACTAGCCAAATCTTGAATTTAAGCAACGATCAGCTAGATTTGCCTGCGGGATCACGTATGCAATCTTATTTAACCGAAATCCATCGGCTGATGCGGATGTTACAGATGGATATGATGTTTTTGCAGGCATCGCAGCATCGGGAGACTAAAGAGCAAAGGCGAGAAGCTTTTGATCATCGGATCAAAAGTTTGATTGGTTGGTGCGAATCCATCCTCCAAACGGAATAA
- a CDS encoding ABC transporter ATP-binding protein, which translates to MTQVLFNVENLRVSYPSTHTTAQPQWAVDDVSFTLQPGEKLGLVGESGCGKSTLGRAAMRLLPASTQVEGKVSFNGQSVFDLTPAELQHFRGEAVALIFQDPMTRLDPLMTIGEHCLETLQAHQPQLSRRRAKEKAIETLEAVKIQASRWSQYPHEFSGGMRQRVAIALALLLNPKLIVADEPTTSLDVTVSAQILQELTRLCRERDMALILISHDLAMVGEYCDRIAVMYQGKMVEAGATQKIFQNPQHEYTKSLLEAALHIQAVSEKEATDLTDGGEAQTAILRVTDLKQYYTLERNFIEKLFKQQDTVIKAVDNINLDLYQGEILGLVGESGCGKSTLSRTILQLVRATSGTVEFLGKDLTKLSTQSVRASRRDIQMVFQDPHACLNPLMTVGESIADPLFIHNLATEDTAKEQVIKMLERVGLTPAEEYYQRYPSDLSGGQQQRVAIARALITRPKLLICDEPVSMLDASVQSQVLDLMLELKEEFNLTYLFITHDLWLARFLCDRIAVMNSGQIVELGKTHDIFTNPQHPYTQTLLKAAPLLARQ; encoded by the coding sequence ATGACCCAAGTTTTGTTTAATGTCGAAAATTTGCGGGTATCCTATCCCAGCACCCACACTACCGCCCAGCCACAATGGGCAGTAGATGACGTTTCTTTTACTCTCCAACCAGGAGAAAAATTGGGATTGGTTGGGGAGTCTGGTTGTGGTAAGTCCACGCTGGGAAGGGCAGCAATGCGTCTCTTACCAGCTTCCACCCAAGTTGAGGGTAAGGTAAGTTTTAATGGTCAGTCGGTTTTTGATTTGACCCCTGCTGAGTTACAACATTTTCGTGGTGAAGCGGTGGCGCTGATATTTCAAGATCCGATGACACGCCTTGATCCCTTAATGACTATTGGTGAGCATTGTTTAGAAACGCTGCAAGCTCATCAACCACAATTATCAAGGCGACGAGCGAAGGAAAAAGCAATTGAAACCTTAGAAGCTGTCAAAATACAAGCGAGTAGATGGTCGCAGTATCCCCATGAGTTTAGTGGTGGGATGCGACAACGGGTGGCGATCGCACTGGCTTTACTTCTCAACCCTAAGTTAATTGTCGCCGATGAACCAACTACTAGCTTAGATGTAACTGTATCGGCGCAGATATTACAGGAGTTAACTCGCTTATGTCGTGAGCGCGATATGGCGCTGATCTTAATTTCTCACGACTTGGCAATGGTGGGGGAATACTGCGATCGCATTGCTGTGATGTACCAGGGAAAAATGGTGGAAGCTGGTGCTACTCAAAAGATTTTTCAAAATCCACAGCATGAATATACCAAATCGCTACTAGAAGCAGCCTTGCATATTCAAGCGGTAAGTGAAAAGGAGGCAACGGATTTAACTGATGGGGGGGAGGCGCAAACAGCTATTTTGCGTGTGACTGATTTGAAGCAATACTATACTTTAGAGCGTAATTTTATTGAGAAACTGTTTAAGCAACAAGACACAGTTATCAAGGCTGTGGATAATATTAATTTGGATTTGTATCAAGGGGAAATTTTAGGATTAGTGGGAGAGTCGGGTTGTGGTAAAAGTACTTTATCTCGCACTATTTTGCAGTTAGTCCGCGCAACAAGTGGGACAGTTGAATTTTTGGGAAAAGATTTAACTAAGCTGTCTACTCAGTCAGTAAGAGCATCGCGGCGTGATATTCAAATGGTGTTTCAAGATCCTCATGCTTGTCTTAACCCCTTAATGACGGTGGGAGAAAGTATTGCTGATCCGTTATTTATTCACAACCTTGCTACTGAAGATACAGCAAAAGAACAGGTAATAAAAATGCTGGAGCGAGTTGGGTTAACTCCAGCAGAAGAATATTATCAAAGATATCCCTCTGATTTATCTGGGGGACAACAACAACGAGTTGCGATCGCGCGGGCTTTAATTACGCGTCCGAAGTTGTTAATCTGTGATGAACCTGTGAGTATGTTGGATGCTAGTGTGCAATCGCAGGTATTAGATTTAATGTTGGAGTTAAAAGAGGAATTTAACTTAACATATTTGTTTATTACTCACGATTTATGGTTAGCTAGGTTTTTGTGCGATCGCATTGCTGTAATGAATAGTGGTCAAATTGTAGAACTGGGAAAGACTCACGATATCTTTACTAATCCTCAGCATCCTTATACGCAGACGTTGTTAAAAGCTGCTCCACTATTAGCAAGACAGTAA
- a CDS encoding response regulator yields MDIVVNLSLKILLAEDNVINQKVASQMLKQLGLKADLATNGLEVLDALRHQQYDVVLMDVQMPEMDGIEATRQIRQEWNQENNPWIIAVTANTIGGVREECLSAGMNDFISKPLKKDILMEALSKCPALTQTSATANEPPPIEPINDPQII; encoded by the coding sequence GTGGATATAGTTGTCAATCTATCCTTAAAGATTCTCTTAGCTGAGGACAATGTGATTAACCAAAAGGTGGCATCGCAGATGTTGAAACAGCTAGGGTTGAAAGCAGATTTAGCTACTAATGGTTTGGAAGTACTCGATGCCCTACGGCATCAGCAATATGATGTAGTGTTAATGGATGTGCAAATGCCAGAAATGGACGGCATTGAAGCTACACGCCAAATCCGCCAGGAGTGGAACCAAGAAAACAACCCTTGGATTATTGCTGTGACGGCAAATACCATTGGTGGGGTGCGGGAGGAATGTTTAAGTGCAGGAATGAATGACTTCATTAGCAAACCGCTCAAAAAAGATATCTTGATGGAAGCGTTGAGCAAGTGTCCTGCATTAACTCAAACATCTGCGACAGCAAATGAGCCGCCGCCTATAGAACCAATAAATGATCCCCAGATAATATAG
- a CDS encoding PleD family two-component system response regulator, producing the protein MNTASLLQHPPIVLVVDDDKMTRQLLRRAMEQQGYQVVEASNGEECLQAYENYQPHIILIDALMPVMDGFTCCTYLQKLPGGDRTPILMITSLDDKESVDRAFAVGATEYVTKPIHWPVLLQRVRRLINQFLLVEQLEAANLELQRLANSDGLTQVANRRRFDEYFDEEWRRHSRTFLPLSLILCDIDFFKIYNDTYGHQAGDECLKLVANTISSNVKRAGDLVARYGGEEFVVLLPNTLGKNAFEVAERIQENLKELQIPHAGSLVSKSVTLSLGVSSTYPHREQSKALLLASADKALYQAKTAGRDRTILNVIDN; encoded by the coding sequence ATGAACACGGCTTCTCTACTTCAACATCCCCCAATAGTTTTGGTTGTAGATGATGATAAGATGACTAGGCAACTGCTACGTCGAGCAATGGAGCAACAAGGTTATCAGGTAGTAGAGGCTAGTAATGGAGAGGAGTGTCTCCAGGCTTATGAAAATTATCAACCGCATATTATTTTAATTGATGCACTGATGCCTGTAATGGATGGCTTTACCTGCTGTACCTACTTACAAAAGCTACCAGGGGGCGATCGCACACCAATTTTGATGATTACATCACTAGATGATAAAGAGTCAGTTGACCGAGCATTTGCAGTTGGAGCTACTGAGTACGTCACTAAGCCAATTCACTGGCCTGTATTATTACAAAGAGTACGACGTTTAATCAATCAATTTTTATTAGTTGAACAGCTTGAAGCGGCGAATCTGGAATTGCAACGCCTAGCTAACAGCGATGGTTTAACTCAGGTGGCAAACAGACGACGATTTGATGAATATTTTGACGAGGAATGGCGGCGGCATTCAAGAACATTTCTACCTTTATCTCTAATTTTGTGTGATATTGACTTTTTTAAGATATATAACGATACTTACGGTCACCAAGCTGGTGACGAATGTTTAAAATTAGTTGCTAATACGATCAGTAGTAACGTCAAACGAGCAGGGGACTTAGTTGCTCGTTATGGGGGAGAAGAATTTGTTGTGCTTTTACCAAATACTTTAGGTAAAAATGCCTTTGAGGTAGCCGAAAGAATTCAAGAAAACTTGAAAGAATTGCAGATACCTCATGCAGGTTCCTTAGTTAGTAAATCTGTCACCTTAAGCTTGGGTGTATCTAGCACTTATCCCCACAGGGAGCAATCAAAAGCACTGCTGTTAGCTAGTGCAGATAAAGCCTTGTATCAGGCTAAAACAGCAGGGCGCGATCGCACAATTTTAAATGTGATAGATAACTAG
- a CDS encoding phytanoyl-CoA dioxygenase family protein, with product MKDIASLVGEIIEGNGYVLIPEVLSPAQAEEARSLVLKIAEQEKPQGKLLIDEQRERVYGLVYKGEIFELMVQHPTVIEVIEAILGKDMTLGGFSAHILNPGATSMGVHVDYPYWTMKPPFPASPVMEIQVIWMVEDFTSNNGAPVFAKGSQKHCSPPDLVEFPKISQKVTGKAGSVIISHGLCWHDTSVNSAEKPRVSILGNYAPKFVRPLEDLLRDMQQTVLDRATPKLKQLLGYEFKSALYNDIKRIRSGNWN from the coding sequence ATGAAAGACATTGCAAGTTTGGTAGGCGAAATTATTGAAGGAAATGGTTATGTTCTGATTCCTGAAGTGTTAAGTCCGGCGCAAGCTGAAGAAGCCCGATCGCTTGTTCTAAAAATCGCCGAGCAAGAGAAGCCACAAGGAAAATTATTAATAGATGAACAAAGAGAACGAGTATACGGCTTAGTATATAAGGGCGAAATCTTCGAGTTGATGGTGCAACATCCCACTGTAATTGAAGTCATTGAAGCCATTTTAGGTAAAGATATGACTCTCGGTGGTTTCTCTGCTCACATCCTCAACCCTGGTGCAACAAGCATGGGGGTACACGTAGACTATCCTTATTGGACGATGAAACCGCCCTTTCCAGCTTCTCCGGTGATGGAGATTCAAGTAATTTGGATGGTTGAGGACTTTACAAGCAACAATGGCGCACCAGTTTTTGCTAAAGGTAGCCAGAAACATTGCAGTCCACCTGATTTAGTTGAGTTTCCAAAAATATCTCAAAAAGTAACAGGAAAAGCTGGCTCAGTTATTATCTCACACGGTCTTTGCTGGCATGATACATCCGTTAATTCTGCGGAAAAGCCAAGAGTATCAATTCTTGGCAACTATGCTCCTAAATTTGTGCGTCCCCTTGAAGACCTGTTGCGGGATATGCAGCAAACAGTTCTAGACCGTGCCACTCCCAAGCTTAAACAATTACTAGGATATGAATTTAAGTCTGCTCTTTATAACGATATCAAAAGAATCCGTTCAGGAAATTGGAATTGA
- a CDS encoding YegS/Rv2252/BmrU family lipid kinase, with amino-acid sequence MKRSACLIFNPVAGQTDPDQDLEQIRSILEPEIDLDIRLTTAEIDASELAAQAIAQGASTIIASGGDGTLSATAGALIGKNIPLGIISRGTANAFATALELPDTIEAACQTILGGTTRVVDAAYCNGLPMVLLAGIGFEAETVEKADRESKSRLGMLAYILGGIQLLGEMPKFEVEIETEDKVVKVTAAAVTIANAAPPTSILAQGPAGIIVDDGLLDVTVVAPLNITGAIAASYHLLKTALAGSAVERDDIGYLRASRLKVRTNPPQKVVLDGEIIGTTPVDIECVPGGLTLLVPKVEQEPVVAEKLEGLPNLTVEPKLTEGFE; translated from the coding sequence ATGAAGCGCTCTGCCTGTCTAATTTTTAATCCTGTTGCAGGTCAAACTGATCCCGACCAAGATTTAGAACAAATCCGCTCAATTTTAGAGCCAGAAATTGACCTAGATATTAGATTGACAACAGCAGAAATTGATGCTTCTGAACTAGCTGCTCAAGCTATAGCACAGGGAGCTAGTACAATTATTGCTTCTGGAGGCGACGGCACTCTTTCTGCTACTGCGGGTGCTTTAATCGGTAAAAATATTCCTTTGGGGATTATCTCACGGGGGACAGCCAATGCTTTTGCAACAGCCTTAGAACTACCAGATACGATTGAAGCAGCTTGCCAAACAATCTTGGGTGGTACAACGCGGGTAGTAGACGCGGCTTATTGCAACGGCTTGCCAATGGTGTTACTTGCAGGAATTGGTTTTGAGGCAGAAACAGTCGAAAAAGCTGACCGAGAAAGTAAAAGCCGTTTGGGAATGTTGGCATATATTCTGGGAGGAATACAGCTATTAGGAGAAATGCCCAAATTTGAAGTTGAAATTGAAACTGAAGATAAAGTGGTGAAGGTAACGGCTGCGGCGGTAACTATTGCTAATGCTGCGCCGCCTACTTCCATACTTGCTCAAGGGCCAGCAGGGATTATTGTTGATGATGGGTTATTGGATGTAACTGTAGTAGCACCACTAAATATTACAGGGGCGATCGCAGCTTCTTATCATTTACTCAAAACTGCTTTAGCAGGAAGTGCTGTTGAACGTGATGATATTGGTTATTTACGCGCTAGCAGACTTAAAGTTAGAACTAATCCGCCTCAAAAAGTTGTGCTTGATGGCGAAATTATCGGTACAACACCAGTTGATATTGAGTGTGTACCTGGTGGATTAACTTTGTTGGTTCCCAAGGTAGAACAAGAACCTGTTGTAGCTGAAAAACTTGAAGGGCTACCAAACTTAACTGTTGAACCTAAATTAACTGAGGGTTTTGAATAA
- a CDS encoding N-acetylmuramoyl-L-alanine amidase: protein MGRIFISAAHGGIESGRRDAGAVAGGTTEAQEMILLRDLILPEMRSRGFEVFSVPDDLSLKGTISWINSRARQGDISIEIHADAYGNPDVRGSAVFYIANNAERKKQAEMLLLALLRRVPQLPNRGAKPDTATGIGRVAFCRDVSLPSMLMQVGFLTNPDDRFIIQNRRRDLALGIADGLESWSRGSISQPVENPTYTPINIKINNQVYGEKGILVNDNAYIPIDLVDRLRVDLSNAPNVRRFPYKGVVYVKAIELRDFNVSIAWDSANRTVILRSILEICPGQIDRIMGHGNSSEVQLMMFLKANNETGFTQFSDLPKLYREEASVEGVNYDIAFCQMCVETGFLRFGGDIRPEQNNFAGLGSIGGEAEGATFPSARLGVRAHIQHLKAYASLEPLVQELVDPRFRFVTRGIAPLLQQLSGRWAADLDYGDKILATLRRLYESAGLI, encoded by the coding sequence ATGGGACGGATATTTATTTCTGCTGCTCACGGTGGCATTGAATCAGGTCGTCGCGACGCTGGGGCAGTTGCAGGAGGTACAACAGAAGCGCAAGAAATGATATTGCTGCGCGATTTAATTCTGCCAGAAATGCGATCGCGTGGTTTTGAAGTCTTTTCAGTTCCCGACGACTTGAGTTTGAAGGGAACAATTAGCTGGATTAATTCCCGCGCTCGTCAAGGTGATATCAGCATAGAAATTCATGCTGATGCTTATGGCAACCCAGATGTCCGAGGTTCTGCTGTGTTTTATATTGCCAATAATGCAGAACGCAAAAAGCAGGCAGAAATGCTGTTGTTAGCATTGCTGCGTCGGGTTCCTCAGCTACCTAACCGAGGTGCAAAACCAGACACCGCTACTGGGATTGGGCGTGTCGCATTTTGTCGCGATGTCTCGCTGCCCTCAATGTTGATGCAGGTTGGGTTTTTAACCAATCCAGATGATAGGTTTATCATTCAAAATCGTCGCCGTGATCTTGCACTGGGAATCGCCGACGGGTTGGAATCTTGGAGTCGAGGTAGCATTAGTCAGCCTGTAGAAAACCCTACTTATACACCGATTAATATCAAGATTAATAATCAAGTTTATGGAGAAAAGGGCATCCTAGTTAATGATAACGCCTACATTCCTATTGACTTAGTAGATCGCCTTAGAGTTGACCTAAGCAATGCCCCAAATGTTCGTCGTTTCCCATACAAAGGTGTGGTTTATGTCAAAGCAATTGAATTACGGGATTTTAATGTTTCAATAGCTTGGGATAGTGCTAATCGTACAGTTATTTTACGCTCAATTTTAGAGATTTGTCCTGGTCAGATTGATCGAATTATGGGTCATGGCAATTCCTCTGAAGTACAACTAATGATGTTCCTCAAAGCTAATAACGAGACTGGATTTACCCAGTTTTCTGATTTACCCAAACTTTACCGTGAAGAAGCTTCTGTTGAGGGAGTTAATTATGATATTGCTTTCTGCCAAATGTGTGTAGAAACAGGATTTTTGCGGTTTGGAGGTGATATTAGACCTGAGCAAAATAACTTTGCAGGTTTAGGTTCAATTGGTGGTGAAGCAGAGGGTGCAACTTTTCCCAGTGCCAGACTTGGAGTGCGGGCGCATATCCAACATTTAAAAGCTTACGCCAGTCTAGAGCCTTTAGTTCAGGAATTGGTAGATCCCCGTTTTCGTTTTGTTACACGTGGGATTGCTCCTTTACTTCAACAACTTAGTGGTCGTTGGGCTGCGGATTTAGATTATGGCGATAAAATTCTGGCTACCCTAAGACGACTTTATGAATCAGCAGGCTTAATTTAA
- a CDS encoding zf-TFIIB domain-containing protein: MNCPKCKHSPLMDSTLSGNLAVNSCQDCQGSWIRANDYETWHQGSASGEPELFSQIHHLDYVPSPFDNKAALCPDCQRILSRAKVSLKTSFYIERCSSCNGIWCDGGEWEVLGKLGWHTHIEQLFTAGWQARMREYQHAEQERQAIVDKVGSEIAEKVFELAAILEKHPNGDFAAAYLMRRCEKDKTSFLNQLNL, translated from the coding sequence GTGAACTGTCCCAAATGCAAGCATTCACCATTAATGGATAGCACCTTGAGCGGCAATTTAGCTGTTAATTCTTGCCAGGATTGCCAAGGTAGCTGGATTCGCGCTAACGATTATGAAACTTGGCATCAAGGCAGCGCATCTGGGGAACCGGAATTATTTTCGCAAATACATCATCTGGATTATGTACCATCCCCTTTTGATAACAAAGCAGCGTTGTGTCCAGATTGCCAGCGCATTTTGTCTCGCGCCAAGGTTAGCTTAAAAACCTCATTTTATATAGAACGCTGTTCTAGCTGTAATGGTATTTGGTGTGATGGCGGCGAGTGGGAAGTTTTGGGAAAATTAGGATGGCATACTCATATAGAACAATTATTTACGGCTGGATGGCAAGCGCGGATGCGCGAGTATCAACACGCAGAACAAGAGCGACAAGCAATTGTAGATAAAGTAGGATCAGAAATTGCGGAGAAAGTATTTGAGTTAGCAGCTATTTTGGAAAAGCACCCTAATGGAGATTTTGCGGCCGCTTATTTGATGAGGCGTTGTGAAAAAGATAAAACGTCTTTCCTCAATCAGCTAAATCTGTAA